A window of Hippoglossus stenolepis isolate QCI-W04-F060 chromosome 18, HSTE1.2, whole genome shotgun sequence contains these coding sequences:
- the wdr36 gene encoding WD repeat-containing protein 36, translated as MSGGGTLAGGGSSLFSGFRVLGLYSNHVPHALRYHHKHREFYLVTAVGKCLHTYNVNRLGIVAVGDSLSDDITCLAADRMLVFAASGKLVSAFARNKEVVMRYHGHKQEVRLLLPLGDNLISADSGGDVIVWDVQAGDVYLRLQFDPKTFDVSAMMHPSTYLNKVLLGSSQGALQLWNIKSSKLLFTFPGWSAGVTVLQQSPAVDVVGVGTATGRIIIHNIKFDETMMSFTQDWGPITSLSFRTDGPPILASGSPQGHIALWDLERRQLVTQHRNAHSTAIAAATFLHGEPLLVTNGADNAIKVWIFDREGGGARLLRSRQGHSAPPTTIYHHGIDGKNILSSGQDGTLQSFSTVHERFNKNLGHGSINKKKEQKKKKGLSYEELRLPAITAFSSAAARQSDWDGIVACHRGRRAATTWNYQRCTMGSYHLQPPCPRRDAVATAVDITSCGNFAVIGSSCGRVDIYNLQSGLHRGCYGDNEKAHSGAVRGVATDALNQLTLTSGSDWLLRFWRFKTRKQEQQLKLNAAPASMMLHRDSGMLALALDDFTLQVVDIETRRVVRKFVGHHSNINDMTFSPDGRWLVTVAMDCTIRTWDLPSGSLVDCFLVAMAPVGVSMSPTGDFLATAHVDSLGVYLWTNKSLCGPVGLRPLPADYQPVVEMLPGVTVDESEQEVPSEEVDDAYKSADQLGLELVTLSLLPESRWKSLLHLDVIKKRNKPVAPPVAPAAAPFFLPTVPGLTPRFTLPAATEQETQSKMLSRGLLSQKTEFSAALESAQESGSFDRPVRLLKDCGPAAISVELTCLTTEGGGASSLLLAFVNMIDSMLANGRDFDLAHAYLALFLKLHLRTLSQDTVAMAALLRLSTHMEAGWAGLRSSFDQSLCLLSYTKSALL; from the exons ATGTCGGGCGGCGGGACTCTCGCAGGCGGCGGCAGCTCTTTGTTCTCGGGTTTCCGGGTTCTGGGTCTTTACTCCAACCACGTGCCGCACGCGCTCCGTTACCATCACAAGCACCGGGAGTTCTACCTGGTGACCGCGGTCGGTAAATGTCTCCACACGTACAAC GTGAACAGATTGGGGATCGTGGCCGTCG GTGACAGCCTGTCAGATGACATCACCTGTCTGGCAGCTGACAGGATGTTGGTGTTCGCTGCTTCTGGAAAACTCGTCAGTGCTTTCGCCCGAAACAAAGAG GTGGTGATGCGTTACCATGgtcacaaacaggaagtgcgTCTGCTACTGCCGCTGGGCGATAACCTGATCTCCGCTGACAGCGGTGGTGATGTAATAGTGTGGGATGTCCAGGCCGGGG ACGTCTACCTGCGCCTGCAGTTTGACCCAAAGACCTTCGACGTGTCCGCCATGATGCACCCGAGCACGTACTTGAACAAGGTGCTGCTGGGAAGCTCCCAGGGTGCACTGCAGCTGTGGAACATTAAGtccag TAAGTTGTTGTTCACATTTCCTGGTTGGTCAGCAGGGGTCACTGTtctgcagcag AGTCCTGCAGTTGACGTGGTTGGCGTTGGCACGGCAACGGGCCGGATCATCATTCACAACATTAAGTTCGACGAGACAATGATGAGTTTCACACAAGACTGGGGACCAATCACCTCGCTCTCTTTCAGAACAG acggTCCTCCCATCCTGGCGTCCGGTAGTCCTCAGGGCCACATTGCATTATGGGATCTGGAACGCAGACAGCTGGTCACTCAACACAGAAACGCCCACAGCACAGCCATTGCCGCGGCAACCTTCCTGCATGGAGAACCGCTATTGGTCACTAACGGGGCTGACAACGCCATCAAG gTGTGGATATTTGATAGGGAGGGGGGTGGAGCCAGACTCCTGCGGAGTCGCCAAGGTCACAGCGCCCCGCCCACCACCATCTATCACCATGGCATCGATGGAAAAAATATTCTCAGTTCAG GTCAGGACGGGACACTGCAGTCTTTTTCCACCGTCCACGAACGTTTCAACAAGAACCTGGGTCACG gctcaatcaacaagaagaaagagcagaagaagaagaaggggctGTCCTACGAGGAGCTGCGTCTTCCTGCCATCACTGCGTTCTCCTCTG ctgctgcCCGTCAGTCTGACTGGGATGGAATTGTCGCCTGTCATCGCGGTCGCCGAGCAGCCACAACGTGGAACTACCAGAGGTGCACCATGGGAAGTTATCATCTGCAGCCACCCTGCCCTCGCAGGGATGCGGTGGCCACG GCCGtcgacatcacttcctgtggtaactttgctgtgattggctcatcGTGCGGACGTGTTGACATCTACAACCTTCAGTCAGGGCTGCATCGTGGTTGCTATGGGGACAATGAGAAAG ctcacagtGGTGCGGTGCGAGGTGTCGCCACAGACGCCCTGAACCAGCTGACCCTCACCTctggctctgattggctgctcagGTTCTGGCGCTTTAAGACCAGGAAACAGGAACAACAGCTGAAGCTAAATGCTGCCCCAGCTAGCATGATGCTACACAGAGACAG CGGGATGCTAGCATTAGCACTGGATGACTTCACACTGCAGGTGGTTGACATAGAGACCAGACGAGTGGTCAGGAAGTTTGTGGGACACCACAGCAACATTAACGACATG ACCTTCAGCCCTGATGGTCGCTGGCTGGTGACCGTGGCGATGGACTGCACCATTCGCACCTGGGATCTTCCCTCCGGCAG CCTTGTTGACTGTTTCCTGGTTGCCATGGCGCCAGTGGGTGTGTCCATGTCACCGACCGGAGACTTCCTGGCGACGGCCCATGTTGACAGTCTGGGCGTTTACCTCTG GACCAATAAAAGCCTGTGTGGGCCCGTGGGGCTCCGCCCACTCCCGGCTGACTACCAACCGGTTGTGGAGATGCTGCCTGGCGTCACAGTGGATGAATCAGAACAGGAAGTACCATCAGAGGAGGTTGATGATGCATACAAGTCAGCTGATCAGCTGGGGCTGGAGCTCGTAACGCTGTCGCTGCTGCCAGAGTCCCGATGGAAGAGTCTGCTTCACCTGGACGTCATCAAG AAGAGGAACAAACCTGTAGCGCCCCCTGtggctccagctgcagctccctTCTTCCTGCCAACAGTCCCCGGTCTCACGCCTCGATTTACGTTGCCCGCAGCAAcagaacaggaaacacag tCAAAGATGCTGAGTCGTGGTTTGTTGAGTCAAAAGACCGAGTTCAGCGCTGCTCTGGAATCAGCTCAAGAatctggatcat tcGATCGCCCAGTGCGGCTCCTGAAGGATTGTGGGCCGGCGGCGATCTCTGTCGAGCTCACCTGTCTGACAACGGAGGGGGGCGGAGCCAGC